A genomic stretch from Theobroma cacao cultivar B97-61/B2 chromosome 4, Criollo_cocoa_genome_V2, whole genome shotgun sequence includes:
- the LOC18603370 gene encoding protein FAR1-RELATED SEQUENCE 7 isoform X1 encodes MGIDSGSSHFTDFKSSDINANSGECVNAMFVKAYPVGMVHMLNNGNVEDEGESRMEPYVGLEFDSADEAREFYGQYAIRVGFKIRTGQLYRSRTDGSVSSRRFVCSKEGFQLNSRTGCPAFIRVQRRDSGKWLIDQIQKDHNHELGPVGESHSPILQQTPPVVTKSLVEVLRRPKVKLLEEIDNGGLIPSGIINFKRHKRGGDGGQSIAEPYTGLEFNSANEAYGYYQAYAEGAGFRVRIGQLFRSKNDGSITSRRFVCSKEGFQHPSRVGCGAYMRIKRKDSGTWIVDRLHKDHNHDLEVHTVYQRKFSTASKKLLEEEAGGLASMDLVEVNNGKLVKRSQENKIGAEWYSVLFQYFQTRQAEDTGFFYSVEVDNGSCMSIFWADGRSRFSCSQFGDVIVFDASYRKNNYVVPFATFVGVNHHKQPVLLGSALIANESKESFTWLFQTWFRAMSRCHPKSIIADQDMAIQQAIAKVFPGTHHRFSLWQIRAKERENFRSMPNEFRYEYEKCVYQSQTTVEFNTTWNLLITKYCLRENIWLKHMYEKRESWVPLYLRGKFFAGIPIGESVESLFGTQVNGQTPLREFISRYEQGLEQSREEERKEDFNSFNLQAYLQTKEPVEEQCRRLYTFTIFKIFQDELLQSYSYIGIKTYEEGAISRYVVRRSGNENDKHAVTFSAVNLSVNCSCQMFEFIGVLCRHVLKVFKLLDMRELPPQYILYRWMRNAEYRILCGADSGISSQELKAFMVWSLRETACKYVECGAASVEKYKLAHEIMREGGKRLC; translated from the exons ATGGGCATTGATTCAGGCTCAAGCCACTTCACAGATTTCAAAAG CTCAGATATAAATGCTAACAGTGGAGAATGCGTGAATGCTATGTTTGTGAAAGCCTACCCTGTTGGTATGGTGCATATGCTTAACAATGGTAATGTGGAAGACGAAGGAGAGTCTAGAATGGAACCGTATGTGGGTTTGGAGTTTGATTCAGCAGATGAGGCACGTGAGTTCTATGGTCAGTATGCAATCCGTGTCGGGTTCAAAATTCGGACTGGTCAGCTGTATCGCTCAAGAACCGATGGGTCAGTTTCATCGAGAAGATTTGTGTGCTCAAAAGAAGGGTTTCAGCTGAATTCAAGGACAGGTTGTCCTGCTTTCATTAGGGTACAAAGACGTGATTCAGGGAAGTGGCTTATTGACCAAATTCAGAAGGATCATAACCATGAACTTGGGCCTGTAGGCGAAAGCCATTCACCTATTTTGCAGCAGACCCCTCCTGTGGTTACAAAATCATTGGTTGAAGTGTTGCGTAGGCCAAAAGTCAAATTGCTGGAAGAAATAGATAATGGGGGACTGATCCCATCTGGCATCATTAATTTCAAACGGCACAAACGAGGAGGAGATGGAGGGCAATCTATAGCTGAACCATACACGGGTCTAGAGTTTAATTCAGCTAATGAAGCATATGGATATTATCAAGCATATGCTGAAGGTGCTGGGTTTAGAGTTCGGATTGGTCAGTTGTTTCGGTCAAAGAATGATGGTTCAATTACTTCCCGCAGATTTGTGTGCTCAAAGGAAGGGTTTCAGCACCCTTCAAGAGTAGGTTGTGGGGCATATATGAGGATTAAGAGGAAAGACTCCGGCACTTGGATAGTAGACCGTCTTCACAAAGATCATAATCACGATCTTGAAGTGCATACGGTGTACCAGAGGAAATTTTCCACAGCTTCAAAGAAATTATTAGAGGAGGAAGCTGGTGGCCTGGCCTCTATGGATCTAGTTGAAGTAAATAACGGCAAGCTTGTCAAAAGAAgccaagaaaacaaaattggaGCTGAGTGGTACTCTGTACTTTTTCAGTATTTTCAAACCAGACAAGCAGAAGATACCGGATTCTTTTATTCAGTAGAGGTTGACAATGGTAGTTGCATGAGCATTTTTTGGGCAGATGGCAGGTCTAGATTTTCATGCAGTCAATTTGGTGATGTTATTGTTTTTGATGCTTCATACAGGAAAAATAACTATGTGGTGCCATTTGCAACATTTGTTGGAGTAAACCACCACAAGCAGCCGGTGCTACTTGGATCTGCTCTGATTGCTAATGAATCAAAGGAGTCTTTTACTTGGTTGTTTCAAACATGGTTTAGGGCAATGTCTCGGTGCCATCCCAAGTCAATTATTGCTGATCAAGACATGGCCATCCAGCAAGCAATTGCTAAAGTCTTTCCTGGGACTCATCATCGTTTTTCTTTGTGGCAGATTAGAGCCAAGGAGCGAGAGAATTTCCGGTCAATGCCTAATGAATTTAGATATGAGTACGAAAAGTGTGTCTATCAAAGTCAGACAACTGTTGAGTTCAATACCACATGGAATTTGCTTATTACTAAATATTGCTTGAGGGAAAACATTTGGCTGAAACATATGTATGAAAAGCGTGAAAGTTGGGTTCCATTGTATTTGCGGGGAAAATTTTTTGCTGGCATCCCCATAGGTGAAAGTGTTGAATCATTATTTGGTACACAAGTAAATGGTCAAACACCACTTAGAGAGTTTATCTCGCGATATGAACAGGGACTTGAGCAAAGTCgtgaagaggaaagaaaagaagatttcaattcttttaatttgcaGGCTTATCTGCAAACAAAGGAACCAGTTGAAGAACAATGTAGAAGGCTCTATACTTTTACCAtcttcaaaatatttcaagatGAGCTTCTCCAATCTTATAGTTATATTGGGATAAAGACTTACGAAGAAGGGGCTATTAGCAGGTATGTGGTTCGACGGTCTGGGAATGAGAATGACAAACATGCTGTTACCTTTAGTGCAGTCAACCTCAGTGTTAATTGTAGCTGTCAAATGTTTGAATTTATAGGGGTACTATGCAGACATGTCTTGAAAGTGTTCAAACTGTTGGACATGAGGGAACTTCCTCCTCAATATATCTTATATCGGTGGATGAGAAATGCCGAGTATCGTATTCTATGTGGTGCTGACTCAGGGATAAGCTCCCAAGAACTAAAGGCCTTTATGGTCTGGAGTTTAAGAGAAACTGCTTGTAAATATGTGGAATGCGGGGCAGCATCTGtagaaaaatataaacttGCACATGAGATTATGCGTGAAGGTGGAAAAAGGCTATGTTGA
- the LOC18603371 gene encoding pentatricopeptide repeat-containing protein At5g18950: protein MARASSFLITLLRQNPRRLQSPNTQIRNLSVDSKETNFIAKELREIQNQSRETDDAINQPNLDIVKQVCKITRTIPRWEENLLSKFPSFNFSDPVFFRELLRQQENVFLSLCFFHWLRSKYDFSPDLDSCNVLFDKLVEAKACKAARNFLEQTGFSPEPRALELYLRRLCEVGLVEEAVEVFSMLNKIGYRPSVATWNLALLAFLKVGRNDFVWKLYQDMIDSGVVVDIDVATVGCLIQAFCNDGNASKGYELLRQVLEDGLVPDNVVFNKLIAGFCKTRNYGRVSELLHTMIARNRGPDIYTYQEIINGLCKKRKWLEGYRIFNDLKDRGYAPDRVMYTTMIHGLCKMEWLGHARKLWFEMINKGMLPNEYTYNALLHGLYKVHDLEEAEKLFKEMLDRGYGEATVSYNTMIAGFCWHGRMDEAYRLFEEMPEKGIVRDLITFNTLIKGFCMEGKILESLNLLKELLVQGLQPSTPSYTPIIKNLCQVGHMQEAKDLLNDMQTRGLEPIVCTHDHVIAGLCEQGYVAEGMERLVEMLKNRLKPRKETFEKLVQCLSQSDRLDDSLLVLDFMFRIGYALRNGICHSLVTKFCEGNAHFVESCLGEVLEIN, encoded by the coding sequence ATGGCCAGAGCTTCATCATTCCTAATAACCTTACTTAGGCAAAACCCTCGTAGACTCCAAAGCCCTAATACCCAGATTAGAAATCTCAGTGTAGATTCCAAAGAAACGAATTTTATTGCGAAGGAATTGAGAGAAATTCAAAACCAAAGTAGAGAAACAGATGATGCTATAAACCAACCAAATTTAGACATTGTAAAGCAAGTTTGCAAGATTACTAGAACAATACCCAGGTGGGAGGAAAATCTGCTCTCAAAGTTcccttcttttaatttttcggATCCTGTGTTTTTTCGGGAGCTTTTGAGACAGCAAGAAAATGTGTTTCTCTCTCTGTGTTTCTTTCACTGGCTGCGGtctaaatatgatttttcacCTGACCTTGATTCCTGTAATGTGCTTTTTGATAAGCTTGTGGAGGCTAAGGCCTGTAAAGCAGCAAGAAATTTTCTTGAACAGACTGGTTTCAGCCCTGAGCCGCGTGCTTTAGAGCTTTACTTAAGACGTCTTTGTGAGGTTGGATTGGTCGAAGAAGCAGTTGAGGTGTTTTCCATGTTGAATAAGATTGGATATCGTCCATCAGTAGCAACGTGGAATTTAGCATTGTTGGCTTTTCTTAAGGTTGGCAGGAATGATTTTGTGTGGAAATTGTATCAGGATATGATAGATTCAGGTGTTGTGGTGGATATTGATGTTGCGACTGTTGGTTGTCTGATTCAAGCCTTTTGTAATGATGGGAATGCTTCGAAAGGTTATGAGCTTCTTCGACAGGTTTTGGAAGATGGGTTGGTGCCAGATAATGTTGTTTTTAACAAATTGATTGCTGGATTCTGCAAGACAAGGAATTATGGTAGAGTATCTGAACTTCTTCACACAATGATAGCTAGGAATCGTGGTCCGGATATTTATACATATCAGGAAATCATTAATGGACTCTGTAAGAAGAGAAAGTGGCTGGAGGGTTACAGGATTTTCAATGATCTCAAGGATAGAGGGTATGCTCCAGACAGGGTCATGTATACAACAATGATTCATGGTCTATGTAAGATGGAGTGGCTTGGGCATGCTAGAAAACTGTGGTTTGAGATGATTAATAAGGGAATGCTCCCAAATGAATACACTTATAATGCACTTCTCCATGGGCTTTACAAGGTCCATGACCTCGAAGAGGCAGAAAAGTTATTTAAGGAGATGCTGGACAGAGGCTATGGAGAAGCCACTGTGAGTTACAATACCATGATAGCAGGGTTTTGTTGGCATGGAAGGATGGATGAGGCTTATCGTTTATTTGAAGAAATGCCTGAAAAGGGCATTGTTCGTGATTTAATCACATTCAACACTCTGATCAAGGGCTTTTGCATGGAAGGGAAAATTTTAGAGAGTCTAAATCTTCTGAAAGAACTCTTGGTACAGGGTTTACAGCCGTCTACTCCCTCTTATACCCCTATAATCAAAAATCTATGTCAGGTGGGTCACATGCAAGAAGCCAAAGATTTGTTGAATGATATGCAAACTAGGGGTCTAGAACCAATAGTCTGTACACATGATCATGTCATTGCTGGATTGTGTGAGCAAGGATATGTTGCAGAGGGGATGGAACGGTTGGTAGAAATGCTGAAGAATAGACTCAAACCACGAAAGGAGACTTTTGAGAAACTGGTTCAGTGTCTCTCACAAAGTGATAGGTTAGATGATTCTTTACTTGTTTTGGATTTTATGTTTAGAATAGGTTATGCACTTAGAAATGGCATATGCCATTCCCTGGTTACCAAGTTTTGCGAAGGAAATGCCCATTTTGTTGAATCATGTTTAGGAGaggttttagaaataaattaa
- the LOC18603372 gene encoding BI1-like protein: protein MNGYERVNSKGASKAEQIDLESGETLYPGISYGENQLRWGFIRKVYGILAAQLVLTTVVSAFVVLSAPVNELLRGNSGLLLFLCLIPFILLWPLHVYHQKHPVNLIVLGLFTVSLSLTVGVSCANTDGRIVLEALILTAGVVTSLTGYTFWASKKGKDFSYLGPILFTSLIILILTGLIQMFFPLGPTSVAIYGGISALIFCGYIVYDTDNLIKRFTYDDYILASAALYLDILNLFISILRVLRSGDN, encoded by the exons ATGAACGGATACGAGCGCGTGAACAGCAAGGGCGCCAGCAAGGCGGAACAGATAGATCTAGAGTCAGGGGAGACTCTTTACCCGGGAATCAGCTACGGCGAGAACCAGTTGCGATGGGGCTTTATCCGCAAGGTTTACGGCATCCTGGCGGCACAGCTGGTTCTCACCACCGTGGTCTCCGCCTTCGTGGTGTTGTCGGCTCCGGTCAACGAGCTCCTCCGCGGAAATTCTGGCCTCTTACTCTTCCTCTGTTTAATCCCCTTCATCT TGTTGTGGCCCTTGCACGTCTATCACCAAAAGCACCCTGTGAACTTGATCGTCCTTGGCCTCTTCACTGTGTCACTGAGTCTCACAGTTGGTGTGAGCTGTGCTAATACTGATG GAAGAATTGTGCTTGAAGCACTGATTTTGACAGCAGGTGTGGTTACATCTCTTACTGGCTACACTTTCTGGGCATCTAAGAAGGGCAAGGACTTTAGCTATCTTGGCCCAATTTTGTTCACCAGCCTTATTATCCTCATCCTAACTGGTCTAATCCAG ATGTTCTTCCCACTCGGCCCAACATCTGTTGCCATCTATGGTGGAATTAGTGCCTTGATTTTCTGTGGATACATTGTCTATGACACTGACAACCTGATCAAGCGCTTCACATATGATGATTACATATTGGCCTCTGCTGCTCTCTATTTGGACATCCTGAATTTGTTCATTTCCATTTTGCGGGTGCTGAGATCTGGGGATAATTAG
- the LOC18603370 gene encoding protein FAR1-RELATED SEQUENCE 7 isoform X2 → MFVKAYPVGMVHMLNNGNVEDEGESRMEPYVGLEFDSADEAREFYGQYAIRVGFKIRTGQLYRSRTDGSVSSRRFVCSKEGFQLNSRTGCPAFIRVQRRDSGKWLIDQIQKDHNHELGPVGESHSPILQQTPPVVTKSLVEVLRRPKVKLLEEIDNGGLIPSGIINFKRHKRGGDGGQSIAEPYTGLEFNSANEAYGYYQAYAEGAGFRVRIGQLFRSKNDGSITSRRFVCSKEGFQHPSRVGCGAYMRIKRKDSGTWIVDRLHKDHNHDLEVHTVYQRKFSTASKKLLEEEAGGLASMDLVEVNNGKLVKRSQENKIGAEWYSVLFQYFQTRQAEDTGFFYSVEVDNGSCMSIFWADGRSRFSCSQFGDVIVFDASYRKNNYVVPFATFVGVNHHKQPVLLGSALIANESKESFTWLFQTWFRAMSRCHPKSIIADQDMAIQQAIAKVFPGTHHRFSLWQIRAKERENFRSMPNEFRYEYEKCVYQSQTTVEFNTTWNLLITKYCLRENIWLKHMYEKRESWVPLYLRGKFFAGIPIGESVESLFGTQVNGQTPLREFISRYEQGLEQSREEERKEDFNSFNLQAYLQTKEPVEEQCRRLYTFTIFKIFQDELLQSYSYIGIKTYEEGAISRYVVRRSGNENDKHAVTFSAVNLSVNCSCQMFEFIGVLCRHVLKVFKLLDMRELPPQYILYRWMRNAEYRILCGADSGISSQELKAFMVWSLRETACKYVECGAASVEKYKLAHEIMREGGKRLC, encoded by the coding sequence ATGTTTGTGAAAGCCTACCCTGTTGGTATGGTGCATATGCTTAACAATGGTAATGTGGAAGACGAAGGAGAGTCTAGAATGGAACCGTATGTGGGTTTGGAGTTTGATTCAGCAGATGAGGCACGTGAGTTCTATGGTCAGTATGCAATCCGTGTCGGGTTCAAAATTCGGACTGGTCAGCTGTATCGCTCAAGAACCGATGGGTCAGTTTCATCGAGAAGATTTGTGTGCTCAAAAGAAGGGTTTCAGCTGAATTCAAGGACAGGTTGTCCTGCTTTCATTAGGGTACAAAGACGTGATTCAGGGAAGTGGCTTATTGACCAAATTCAGAAGGATCATAACCATGAACTTGGGCCTGTAGGCGAAAGCCATTCACCTATTTTGCAGCAGACCCCTCCTGTGGTTACAAAATCATTGGTTGAAGTGTTGCGTAGGCCAAAAGTCAAATTGCTGGAAGAAATAGATAATGGGGGACTGATCCCATCTGGCATCATTAATTTCAAACGGCACAAACGAGGAGGAGATGGAGGGCAATCTATAGCTGAACCATACACGGGTCTAGAGTTTAATTCAGCTAATGAAGCATATGGATATTATCAAGCATATGCTGAAGGTGCTGGGTTTAGAGTTCGGATTGGTCAGTTGTTTCGGTCAAAGAATGATGGTTCAATTACTTCCCGCAGATTTGTGTGCTCAAAGGAAGGGTTTCAGCACCCTTCAAGAGTAGGTTGTGGGGCATATATGAGGATTAAGAGGAAAGACTCCGGCACTTGGATAGTAGACCGTCTTCACAAAGATCATAATCACGATCTTGAAGTGCATACGGTGTACCAGAGGAAATTTTCCACAGCTTCAAAGAAATTATTAGAGGAGGAAGCTGGTGGCCTGGCCTCTATGGATCTAGTTGAAGTAAATAACGGCAAGCTTGTCAAAAGAAgccaagaaaacaaaattggaGCTGAGTGGTACTCTGTACTTTTTCAGTATTTTCAAACCAGACAAGCAGAAGATACCGGATTCTTTTATTCAGTAGAGGTTGACAATGGTAGTTGCATGAGCATTTTTTGGGCAGATGGCAGGTCTAGATTTTCATGCAGTCAATTTGGTGATGTTATTGTTTTTGATGCTTCATACAGGAAAAATAACTATGTGGTGCCATTTGCAACATTTGTTGGAGTAAACCACCACAAGCAGCCGGTGCTACTTGGATCTGCTCTGATTGCTAATGAATCAAAGGAGTCTTTTACTTGGTTGTTTCAAACATGGTTTAGGGCAATGTCTCGGTGCCATCCCAAGTCAATTATTGCTGATCAAGACATGGCCATCCAGCAAGCAATTGCTAAAGTCTTTCCTGGGACTCATCATCGTTTTTCTTTGTGGCAGATTAGAGCCAAGGAGCGAGAGAATTTCCGGTCAATGCCTAATGAATTTAGATATGAGTACGAAAAGTGTGTCTATCAAAGTCAGACAACTGTTGAGTTCAATACCACATGGAATTTGCTTATTACTAAATATTGCTTGAGGGAAAACATTTGGCTGAAACATATGTATGAAAAGCGTGAAAGTTGGGTTCCATTGTATTTGCGGGGAAAATTTTTTGCTGGCATCCCCATAGGTGAAAGTGTTGAATCATTATTTGGTACACAAGTAAATGGTCAAACACCACTTAGAGAGTTTATCTCGCGATATGAACAGGGACTTGAGCAAAGTCgtgaagaggaaagaaaagaagatttcaattcttttaatttgcaGGCTTATCTGCAAACAAAGGAACCAGTTGAAGAACAATGTAGAAGGCTCTATACTTTTACCAtcttcaaaatatttcaagatGAGCTTCTCCAATCTTATAGTTATATTGGGATAAAGACTTACGAAGAAGGGGCTATTAGCAGGTATGTGGTTCGACGGTCTGGGAATGAGAATGACAAACATGCTGTTACCTTTAGTGCAGTCAACCTCAGTGTTAATTGTAGCTGTCAAATGTTTGAATTTATAGGGGTACTATGCAGACATGTCTTGAAAGTGTTCAAACTGTTGGACATGAGGGAACTTCCTCCTCAATATATCTTATATCGGTGGATGAGAAATGCCGAGTATCGTATTCTATGTGGTGCTGACTCAGGGATAAGCTCCCAAGAACTAAAGGCCTTTATGGTCTGGAGTTTAAGAGAAACTGCTTGTAAATATGTGGAATGCGGGGCAGCATCTGtagaaaaatataaacttGCACATGAGATTATGCGTGAAGGTGGAAAAAGGCTATGTTGA
- the LOC18603373 gene encoding BSD domain-containing protein 1 gives MDFFKSVFSDDAQCQFSDPPTDPNPNPNPNPGSRWSFGGLMRTLADKSESVMESYRKDLEDFGSGLKKETEIIRSVASQAVNDSLEIGASVAQEKLESVGQAIDDIGSSVWKSTAQIIAHGKDTFLSPSDDDNSDSENANSKKLNISNNSSNEKRYSRFEMQIRALQSDRSTYCAEPEDLEDFEKWKLGFNLEEKQGEIEDLFKENSVIEGTFKEVASDEIESKRYWSNYFYKLSRLRKAEEARAKLVKRAISGEEEEDLSWDIDEDDEEESRNSESEKKNNLTEDGEKWLKNEEEKADSCKDSDVSVVSSNLSMPEEEGWDEIEEIRSSDESKGEDVGSGNRVDLRKRMIVAEEEEDLSWDIDDEEEDRPVKA, from the coding sequence ATGGATTTCTTCAAATCCGTGTTCTCCGACGATGCCCAATGTCAATTCTCCGATCCACCCACCGACCCGAATCCGAATCCGAATCCGAATCCGGGATCGAGGTGGAGCTTCGGCGGCCTAATGAGAACCCTTGCCGACAAGTCGGAGTCCGTGATGGAATCATACCGGAAGGACTTGGAGGATTTTGGATCCGGGTTAAAGAAGGAGACCGAGATTATTCGGAGCGTAGCCTCACAAGCCGTCAACGATTCCCTCGAGATCGGCGCCTCTGTTGCTCAGGAAAAGCTTGAGTCGGTGGGACAGGCCATTGATGACATCGGTAGCTCCGTTTGGAAATCAACAGCTCAGATCATCGCTCACGGTAAAGACACGTTCTTATCACCGTCCGACGATGATAATTCTGATTCTGAAAATGCTAATAGtaagaaattgaatattagtAATAATAGCAGCAATGAAAAACGGTACAGTCGTTTTGAGATGCAAATTCGAGCGCTTCAATCCGATAGAAGTACTTATTGTGCGGAACCGGAGGATTTGGAGGATTTTGAGAAATGGAAATTAGGGTTTAATTTGGAAGAAAAACAAGGGGAAATTGAGGATTTGTTTAAAGAAAATTCGGTTATTGAAGGTACTTTCAAAGAGGTTGCTTCTGATGAAATCGAATCTAAGAGATATTGgagtaattatttttataagttgAGTAGGCTAAGGAAAGCGGAGGAGGCGAGAGCTAAGCTTGTTAAACGTGCAATCTCAGGGGAGGAAGAGGAGGATTTGAGCTGGGATATTGATGAGGATGATGAAGAAGAGAGTAGAAATTCAGAGAGCGAGAAGAAGAATAATTTGACTGAAGATGGTGAGAAATGGTTGAAAAATGAGGAGGAGAAAGCAGATTCGTGTAAGGATAGTGATGTTTCAGTAGTTTCAAGCAATCTATCAATGCCTGAGGAGGAAGGGTGGGATGAGATTGAGGAGATACGGAGCAGTGATGAGAGTAAAGGGGAAGATGTTGGGAGCGGTAATAGGGTTGATCTGCGAAAGCGGATGATTGTTGCGGAGGAAGAGGAGGATTTGAGTTGGGatattgatgatgaagagGAGGATCGGCCCGTTAAAGcttga